From a single Alloactinosynnema sp. L-07 genomic region:
- the asnB gene encoding asparagine synthase (glutamine-hydrolyzing), protein MCGIAGMRHLDGSPVDPGVLAEMAKRLHHRGPDDSGTWADGGVGFAHTRLSIIDLGASVQPMPGHGGRTHIAFNGEILNYRQLRSTVDYPFRTGGDTETILALYAKSGIDSVRELRGQFAYALHDADSGELHLVRDRMGILPLYYYADDKIFAFASEIKALFPAIGARGVDEASLHDYLAHGSVPAPHTLVDGVRKLPQGHRLTLGRDGQIRLRAYWEIPTRAEPLDVTPDEAVRLVAEALDASIQDALVADVPVGAYLSGGIDSSLICALTAKAKQGEGLHTFSAGFGDPRVDELDWARKVAGIVGSEHHEVIVTAEDFKDSWSKLSWHRDAPLSQPADVAVFRLAELARQQVKVVLSGEGSDELFGGYPKHRHAAFTRWAGIVPSAVRGAVLPRLDRALPASKAKLGIAVRALAEPSAGERMRGWFAPFTERERAALLGGPAARSALGPYQRGRGDALRRMLYADSHAWLADNLLERGDRMSMAASLELRPPFLDHRLVELAFRLPSLVKVRKGTTKWVVKEVARRYLPDDVVDRTKSGFKVPLDAWFRDGLKDMANDLLTGPSSFVAGVLDPAGVRKLLSEHDAGTRNEQPRLWTLLSLEVWHRELIRGAGA, encoded by the coding sequence ATGTGCGGAATCGCGGGGATGCGGCACCTCGACGGGTCCCCAGTCGACCCCGGTGTGCTCGCCGAGATGGCCAAGCGCCTGCACCACCGGGGCCCGGACGACTCGGGCACCTGGGCCGATGGCGGTGTCGGCTTCGCCCACACCCGGCTGTCGATCATCGACCTGGGCGCGTCGGTCCAGCCGATGCCGGGTCACGGCGGGCGCACGCACATCGCGTTCAACGGCGAGATCCTCAACTACCGCCAGCTCCGGTCCACAGTGGACTACCCGTTCCGGACCGGCGGCGACACCGAGACCATCCTCGCGCTCTACGCCAAGAGCGGGATCGACAGCGTGCGGGAGCTGCGCGGCCAGTTCGCCTACGCGCTGCACGACGCCGACTCCGGTGAGCTGCACCTGGTGCGCGACCGGATGGGCATCCTGCCGCTCTACTACTACGCCGACGACAAGATCTTCGCGTTCGCCTCGGAGATCAAGGCGCTGTTCCCGGCGATCGGGGCGCGCGGGGTCGACGAGGCCAGCCTGCACGACTACCTCGCCCACGGCTCGGTACCCGCGCCGCACACCCTGGTCGACGGCGTGCGCAAGCTTCCGCAGGGCCACCGGCTGACCCTGGGCCGCGACGGCCAGATCCGGCTGCGCGCCTACTGGGAGATCCCGACGCGGGCCGAGCCCCTCGACGTCACCCCGGACGAGGCCGTGCGGCTGGTGGCCGAGGCGCTCGACGCGTCGATCCAGGACGCGCTGGTCGCCGACGTGCCGGTCGGGGCGTACCTGTCCGGCGGCATCGACTCCAGCCTGATCTGCGCGCTGACGGCCAAGGCCAAGCAGGGCGAGGGGCTGCACACGTTCTCGGCGGGCTTCGGCGACCCCCGGGTCGACGAGCTGGACTGGGCGCGCAAGGTCGCGGGCATCGTCGGCAGCGAGCACCACGAGGTGATCGTCACCGCCGAGGACTTCAAGGACTCGTGGTCGAAGCTGAGCTGGCACCGGGACGCGCCGCTGTCGCAGCCCGCCGACGTCGCGGTGTTCCGGCTGGCCGAGCTGGCCAGGCAGCAGGTCAAGGTCGTGCTGTCCGGCGAGGGCAGCGACGAGCTGTTCGGCGGCTACCCCAAGCACCGGCACGCCGCGTTCACCCGCTGGGCCGGGATCGTGCCCTCCGCCGTGCGCGGGGCGGTGCTGCCCCGGCTCGACCGGGCGCTGCCCGCGTCCAAGGCCAAACTCGGCATCGCCGTCCGCGCGCTGGCCGAACCCAGTGCGGGGGAACGGATGCGCGGCTGGTTCGCCCCGTTCACCGAACGCGAGCGCGCCGCACTGCTCGGCGGCCCGGCCGCCCGCTCGGCGCTGGGCCCCTACCAGCGCGGCCGCGGCGACGCGCTGCGCCGGATGCTCTACGCCGACTCGCACGCCTGGCTGGCCGACAACCTGCTGGAGCGCGGCGACCGGATGTCGATGGCGGCCTCGCTGGAGCTGCGGCCGCCGTTCCTCGACCACCGGCTGGTGGAGCTGGCGTTCCGGCTGCCCAGCTTGGTCAAGGTGCGCAAGGGGACCACGAAGTGGGTGGTCAAGGAGGTCGCGCGCCGCTACCTGCCCGACGACGTGGTGGACCGCACCAAGTCCGGTTTCAAGGTCCCGCTCGACGCGTGGTTCCGCGACGGGCTCAAGGACATGGCCAACGACCTGCTCACCGGCCCGTCGTCGTTCGTGGCGGGCGTGCTCGACCCGGCCGGGGTGCGCAAGCTGCTCAGCGAGCACGACGCGGGCACCCGAAACGAACAGCCGCGACTCTGGACGCTGCTGTCGCTTGAGGTCTGGCACCGCGAGCTGATCCGCGGAGCGGGCGCGTGA
- a CDS encoding glycosyltransferase: MNTRPIAVVIVTYNSAEVIADCLRALPAALTGVGESRVIVVDNASVDGTTEVVTATDPDVKVVHRTDNDGFAAGVNEGIAQAEGCDVLVLNADIRLAPGSVATLRAAVGPGVGVVAPRLTDVDGRLQHSLRRTPSVLRALGEAVLGGDRAGRLKLGETITSPRAYERAGTVDWATGAAWLVTRECLDVTGSLEERYLLYSEETDFMLRAGAAGFAVRYEPTAQAVHLGGEGTTSPRLWSLLATNKVRLHRERQGRAAAVLMWLAVVLNSLPRAARGSATHKAALRGLLTLRRWPEPLGEPGDRPPYVCFSAQDWWYHNQAHSDFQLMTRVAEHRKVLLVNSIGLRMPTPGKSTQFARRILRKLGSVAKLVRRPLPDVPGYHVMTPLPLPFYSKPWQRRLNATLVRAQVRAVCVFLGMRAPVVVATIPTAWDVVEPMPRRGLLFNRSDRHSAFPEADGVAIAALEDKLLAGADHVLYVSRELQQEDAVATGERGYFLDHGVDLQHFQRRAELPADLAAIPGPRIGFFGSLDDYLVDFDLLERIAQEFPDCSLVLIGDATISMERFEKYPNVHWLDFRPYAEIPAYGTGFDVALMPWLDNDWIKHANPIKLKEYLALGLAVVSTDFPEVHHYADRIRIADKGHDGFIDAVRRTLADGGESTAAARRESVLPASWDSRARQLMNLAERQR; the protein is encoded by the coding sequence GTGAACACCCGCCCGATCGCGGTCGTGATCGTCACCTACAACTCCGCCGAGGTGATCGCGGACTGTCTGCGAGCGCTCCCGGCCGCCCTGACGGGCGTCGGCGAGTCGCGGGTGATCGTGGTCGACAACGCCTCCGTCGACGGCACCACCGAGGTCGTCACCGCGACCGATCCCGACGTCAAGGTCGTGCACCGCACCGACAACGACGGGTTCGCCGCGGGCGTCAACGAGGGCATCGCGCAGGCCGAGGGCTGTGACGTGCTGGTCCTCAACGCCGACATCCGTCTCGCCCCGGGATCGGTGGCCACGTTGCGCGCCGCCGTGGGTCCGGGCGTCGGTGTGGTCGCGCCGCGACTGACCGATGTGGACGGTCGGTTGCAGCACTCGCTGCGCCGGACCCCCAGTGTGCTCCGCGCGCTCGGCGAGGCCGTGCTGGGCGGTGACCGCGCGGGCAGGCTCAAGCTGGGCGAGACGATCACCAGCCCCCGGGCCTACGAGCGCGCCGGGACCGTGGACTGGGCGACCGGCGCGGCCTGGCTGGTCACCCGCGAATGTCTGGACGTGACCGGTTCGCTGGAGGAGCGCTACCTGCTCTACTCCGAGGAAACCGACTTCATGCTGCGCGCGGGCGCGGCGGGCTTCGCGGTCCGCTACGAACCCACCGCGCAGGCTGTGCACCTCGGCGGCGAGGGGACGACGTCGCCGCGGCTGTGGTCGCTGCTGGCCACCAACAAGGTCCGGCTGCACCGCGAACGCCAGGGCCGGGCCGCCGCCGTGCTGATGTGGCTGGCCGTCGTGCTCAACAGCCTGCCCCGCGCGGCGCGCGGATCGGCGACGCACAAGGCCGCGCTGCGCGGTCTGCTGACCTTGCGCCGCTGGCCGGAGCCGCTGGGCGAGCCGGGTGACCGCCCGCCCTATGTCTGCTTCTCGGCGCAGGACTGGTGGTACCACAACCAGGCCCACTCCGACTTCCAGCTGATGACCCGGGTCGCCGAGCACCGCAAGGTCCTGCTGGTCAACAGCATCGGCCTGCGGATGCCGACGCCGGGCAAGAGCACCCAGTTCGCCCGCCGGATCCTGCGCAAGCTGGGCAGCGTGGCCAAGCTGGTCCGCCGCCCGCTGCCCGACGTGCCCGGCTACCACGTGATGACCCCGCTGCCGCTGCCGTTCTACAGCAAGCCGTGGCAGCGCAGGCTCAACGCGACGCTGGTCCGCGCACAGGTGCGCGCGGTCTGTGTCTTTCTTGGAATGCGCGCGCCGGTCGTGGTCGCCACGATCCCCACCGCGTGGGACGTCGTGGAGCCGATGCCGCGCCGGGGCCTGCTGTTCAACCGGTCCGACCGGCACTCCGCGTTCCCCGAGGCCGACGGTGTCGCCATCGCGGCGCTGGAGGACAAGCTGCTCGCGGGCGCCGACCACGTGCTCTACGTCAGCCGCGAACTCCAGCAGGAGGACGCGGTCGCCACCGGCGAGCGCGGCTACTTCCTCGACCACGGTGTCGACCTGCAGCACTTCCAGCGCCGGGCCGAGCTGCCTGCCGACCTGGCCGCGATCCCCGGTCCCAGGATCGGCTTCTTCGGCAGCCTTGACGACTACCTGGTCGACTTCGACCTGCTCGAACGCATCGCCCAGGAGTTCCCGGACTGCTCGCTGGTGCTCATCGGCGACGCGACCATCTCGATGGAGCGGTTCGAGAAGTACCCGAACGTGCACTGGCTCGACTTCCGCCCCTACGCCGAGATCCCCGCCTACGGCACCGGGTTCGACGTGGCGCTGATGCCGTGGCTGGACAACGACTGGATCAAGCACGCCAACCCGATCAAGCTCAAGGAGTACCTCGCGCTCGGCCTGGCCGTGGTCAGCACCGACTTCCCCGAGGTGCACCACTACGCCGACCGGATCAGAATCGCCGACAAGGGCCACGACGGCTTCATCGACGCGGTCCGGCGGACCCTGGCCGACGGCGGCGAGTCCACCGCGGCGGCCCGGCGCGAGTCGGTGCTGCCCGCGTCGTGGGACTCGCGGGCGCGGCAGCTGATGAACCTGGCCGAGAGGCAGCGTTAA
- a CDS encoding DegT/DnrJ/EryC1/StrS aminotransferase family protein codes for MAIPVMKPLLGEEEALAVAETVRSGWVAQGPRVAAFEQAFAERVGAAHGVAVSSCTTGLHLCLHLLGVAPGDEVVVPSLSFIATANAVRYCGATPVFADIDPLTGNLTGATVAAAITPRTKAVMLVHQGGVPANVREIRAAAGEIPVVEDAACAAGSTLDGAPVGTGALLAAWSFHPRKLLTTGEGGMVTTDDPEWAVRLRRLREHGMSMSAADRHAAGGAVVESYVETAFNYRMTDIQAAMGLVQLGRLDGIVEQRRAMAARYHELLAPLGLRAVADPEHGTTNYQSFWVELPEGAPELVDVLSKLAAAGVSARRGIMAAHLEPAYTGHPHGPLPGTELLARRSLILPLHHELTDADQQLVVSALADAIELVKS; via the coding sequence ATGGCGATCCCGGTCATGAAGCCGCTGCTCGGCGAGGAGGAAGCCCTCGCCGTGGCGGAGACCGTGCGCTCCGGCTGGGTGGCGCAGGGTCCTCGGGTGGCCGCTTTCGAGCAGGCCTTCGCCGAGCGGGTCGGCGCGGCGCACGGCGTCGCCGTGTCGAGCTGCACCACCGGCCTGCACCTGTGCCTGCACCTGCTCGGCGTCGCGCCGGGCGACGAGGTGGTGGTGCCGTCGCTGTCGTTCATCGCGACCGCCAACGCGGTGCGCTACTGCGGCGCCACCCCGGTCTTCGCCGACATCGACCCGCTGACCGGCAACCTGACCGGCGCGACCGTGGCCGCGGCGATCACCCCGCGCACCAAGGCCGTCATGCTGGTGCACCAGGGAGGTGTCCCCGCGAACGTCCGGGAGATCCGGGCCGCCGCGGGCGAGATCCCAGTGGTCGAGGACGCCGCGTGTGCCGCCGGTTCGACGCTCGACGGTGCCCCGGTGGGCACGGGCGCGCTGCTCGCGGCCTGGTCGTTCCACCCGCGCAAGCTGCTCACCACCGGTGAGGGCGGCATGGTCACCACCGACGACCCCGAGTGGGCCGTCCGCCTGCGCAGGCTGCGTGAGCACGGCATGTCGATGTCGGCCGCCGACCGTCACGCCGCGGGCGGTGCCGTCGTTGAGTCCTATGTGGAGACCGCGTTCAACTACCGGATGACCGACATCCAGGCCGCTATGGGCCTGGTTCAGCTCGGCAGGCTCGACGGCATCGTCGAGCAGCGCCGCGCGATGGCCGCCCGGTACCACGAGCTGCTGGCCCCGCTGGGTCTGCGCGCGGTCGCCGATCCCGAGCACGGCACCACGAACTACCAGTCGTTCTGGGTCGAGCTGCCCGAGGGCGCCCCGGAGCTGGTGGACGTGCTGTCGAAGCTGGCCGCCGCGGGTGTCTCCGCGCGGCGGGGGATCATGGCCGCGCACCTGGAGCCCGCCTACACCGGGCACCCGCACGGCCCGCTGCCCGGCACGGAACTGCTGGCCCGGCGGTCGCTGATCCTGCCGCTGCACCACGAGCTGACCGACGCCGACCAGCAGTTGGTCGTCTCCGCGCTGGCCGACGCGATCGAGTTGGTGAAGTCGTGA
- a CDS encoding SDR family NAD(P)-dependent oxidoreductase: MTTAQPIEGQKALVTGGAGTIGSAVVDQLVAAGAAEIVVLDNFVRGRKENLAQAAAAAGNRLRVVDGDINDRSLVGELTAGMDLVFHLAAIRITQCAEEPRLALECLVDGTFTVIEAAADAGVKKVVASSSASVYGLAETFPTDERHHPYNNDTFYGAAKAFNEGMLRSFKSMRDLDYVALRYFNVYGPRMDVHGLYTEVLIRWMERIVDGKAPLIFGDGAQTMDFVHVHDIARANILAARADVTDTVYNIASAHETSLLGLAEALLAAMDSELGVEHGPERKVNGVTRRLADISAADRDLGWRPEITMDDGLRGLVDWWLAEKKVSV; this comes from the coding sequence ATGACCACCGCACAGCCGATCGAGGGTCAGAAGGCGTTGGTGACCGGCGGGGCCGGGACCATCGGCTCGGCCGTGGTCGACCAGCTCGTCGCCGCGGGCGCCGCCGAGATCGTCGTGCTCGACAACTTCGTGCGAGGCCGCAAGGAGAACCTGGCCCAGGCCGCTGCGGCGGCGGGCAACCGGCTGCGCGTGGTCGACGGCGACATCAACGACCGCTCGCTGGTCGGCGAGCTGACCGCGGGCATGGACCTGGTGTTCCACCTGGCCGCCATCCGGATCACCCAGTGCGCCGAGGAGCCCCGGTTGGCGCTGGAGTGCCTGGTCGACGGCACGTTCACGGTGATCGAGGCGGCGGCCGACGCGGGCGTCAAGAAGGTCGTCGCGTCGTCGTCGGCGTCGGTCTACGGCCTGGCCGAGACCTTCCCGACCGACGAGCGCCACCACCCGTACAACAACGACACGTTCTACGGCGCGGCGAAGGCGTTCAACGAGGGCATGCTGCGCAGCTTCAAGTCGATGCGCGACCTCGACTACGTGGCCTTGCGCTACTTCAACGTCTACGGCCCGCGGATGGACGTGCACGGCCTCTACACCGAGGTCCTGATCCGCTGGATGGAGCGCATCGTCGACGGCAAGGCCCCGCTGATCTTCGGCGACGGCGCGCAGACGATGGACTTCGTCCACGTGCACGACATCGCCCGCGCCAACATCCTGGCCGCGCGCGCCGACGTGACCGACACGGTCTACAACATCGCCAGCGCGCACGAGACCAGCCTGCTTGGCCTGGCCGAGGCGCTGCTCGCGGCGATGGACTCCGAGCTCGGCGTCGAGCACGGCCCCGAGCGCAAGGTCAACGGCGTGACCCGGCGGCTGGCCGACATCAGCGCCGCCGACCGCGACCTGGGCTGGCGCCCGGAGATCACGATGGATGACGGCCTTCGCGGGCTCGTCGACTGGTGGCTCGCCGAGAAGAAGGTTTCCGTCTGA
- a CDS encoding Gfo/Idh/MocA family protein: MGTIGLAVIGAGYWGPNLVRNAQATPGLRLEYLCDLDADRARRVLGEYSTVKVSDSLDEVLADPAVDAVAIATPAKTHLPVAMAALEAGKHVLVEKPLAATYAEGKQLVDAADERGLTLMLDHTYCYTPAVAHLRELVQGGGIGSVQYLDSVRINLGLVQPDVDVLWDLAPHDLSIFLSILPEGVQPLSVAAHGSDPIGAGRACVAHLTILLTGGAMAHVHVNWLSPTKIRTMIIGGSARTVVWDDLNPTQRLSIYDRGVDRTDAAELGDDKRAQTIVSYRVGDMVAPALPEKEALRAVMAEFHAAITEKRPPLTDGRSGLQVLSILEAASASLSQGGAFMPVLGADFTEGVNA; this comes from the coding sequence GTGGGAACCATCGGGCTAGCCGTCATCGGGGCCGGATACTGGGGGCCGAATCTCGTCCGCAACGCGCAGGCCACACCTGGTCTGCGCCTGGAATACCTGTGCGACCTCGACGCCGACCGGGCCCGCCGGGTCCTCGGTGAGTACTCGACGGTCAAGGTGTCCGACTCGCTTGACGAGGTGCTGGCCGACCCGGCTGTCGACGCCGTCGCGATCGCCACCCCCGCCAAGACCCACCTGCCGGTGGCCATGGCGGCGCTGGAGGCGGGCAAGCACGTCCTCGTCGAGAAGCCGCTCGCCGCGACCTACGCCGAGGGCAAGCAGCTCGTCGACGCCGCCGACGAGCGCGGTCTGACGCTGATGCTCGACCACACCTACTGCTACACCCCGGCCGTGGCGCACCTGCGCGAGCTCGTGCAGGGCGGCGGCATCGGCTCGGTGCAGTACCTGGACTCGGTGCGGATCAACCTCGGTCTGGTCCAGCCCGACGTCGACGTGCTGTGGGACCTCGCCCCGCACGACCTGTCGATCTTCCTGTCGATCCTGCCGGAGGGCGTGCAGCCGCTCTCGGTTGCCGCGCACGGGTCCGACCCGATCGGCGCGGGCCGCGCGTGCGTCGCGCACCTGACGATCCTGCTCACCGGCGGCGCGATGGCGCACGTGCACGTGAACTGGCTGTCCCCGACCAAGATCCGCACGATGATCATCGGCGGCTCCGCGCGGACGGTCGTGTGGGACGACCTGAACCCGACCCAGCGGCTCTCGATCTACGACCGCGGCGTCGACCGCACCGACGCCGCTGAATTGGGCGACGACAAGCGGGCCCAGACCATCGTGTCCTACCGGGTCGGCGATATGGTCGCCCCGGCGCTGCCGGAGAAGGAAGCGCTGCGCGCGGTGATGGCCGAGTTCCACGCCGCGATCACCGAGAAGCGTCCTCCGCTCACCGACGGCCGGTCCGGCCTGCAGGTCCTGTCCATCCTTGAGGCGGCCTCGGCCAGCCTCAGCCAGGGCGGCGCCTTCATGCCTGTCCTCGGCGCGGACTTCACCGAAGGGGTCAACGCATGA